A single genomic interval of Aegicerativicinus sediminis harbors:
- a CDS encoding M28 family metallopeptidase, producing MKLLLIASALSLVGSCATHSYKQRIESLKQGIAFENRTQVEQFSKSISPTDLRDHVCKLSSDEFEGRKVGESGHDKTVDYLEEFYRQEEIPSPLGTSYTQTIPREFFKEDIKESKNVIAYIKGSEKSNETVIVSAHSDHLGKDGETIYYGADDNASGTAAVMEIAQAFQKAAKLGIKPKRNVAFLHLTAEEMGLNGSLYYVDNPVIPIEETVADLNIDMIGRVDEAHKDDRNYIYVIGADRLSTELHYINQEANNIFTKLNLDYTLNDVNDANRYYFRSDHYNFAQKGIPVIFYFDGEHEDYHLPTDTAEKIDYELLALRTRLIFATMWYLANSDNRIIADKIR from the coding sequence ATGAAACTACTTCTCATCGCCTCTGCGCTGAGTTTGGTGGGCTCATGTGCTACGCACAGTTACAAACAGAGAATTGAAAGTTTAAAGCAAGGGATTGCCTTTGAAAATAGGACCCAAGTTGAACAATTTTCAAAAAGTATCAGCCCGACTGATTTAAGGGATCATGTCTGCAAGTTATCTTCAGATGAATTCGAGGGACGTAAGGTTGGGGAAAGTGGCCACGACAAAACCGTTGACTATCTTGAGGAATTCTATCGCCAAGAGGAAATTCCCTCTCCTTTGGGAACTTCTTACACCCAAACCATTCCTAGAGAATTTTTCAAGGAGGATATTAAAGAATCTAAAAATGTTATCGCTTATATAAAGGGGAGCGAAAAGTCAAATGAAACGGTCATTGTTTCAGCACATTCAGATCATTTAGGTAAAGATGGAGAGACAATATACTATGGTGCGGATGATAATGCATCTGGTACAGCTGCGGTAATGGAAATAGCCCAAGCTTTTCAAAAGGCTGCAAAATTAGGTATTAAACCTAAACGTAACGTCGCGTTTTTACACCTTACAGCAGAAGAAATGGGTTTAAATGGCTCCTTGTATTATGTGGACAATCCAGTAATTCCAATCGAAGAAACTGTGGCGGACCTTAATATAGATATGATTGGGCGCGTAGACGAAGCACATAAGGATGATAGAAATTATATTTATGTAATTGGCGCAGATCGTTTAAGCACAGAACTCCACTATATCAATCAAGAAGCAAATAATATTTTCACCAAATTGAATTTAGATTATACCCTAAATGATGTCAACGACGCGAATAGATATTATTTCAGGTCTGACCACTATAATTTTGCCCAAAAAGGCATACCTGTAATCTTTTATTTTGATGGTGAGCATGAGGATTATCATTTACCTACCGATACAGCCGAAAAAATAGATTATGAACTTTTGGCTTTACGCACTCGTTTGATTTTTGCCACCATGTGGTATCTCGCAAACTCTGACAACCGCATCATTGCCGATAAAATCAGATAA
- a CDS encoding trans-sulfuration enzyme family protein, with the protein MNSKELGLDTLCIHAGELEDKQFKGAISPIYLSTSYEFIDEDPKRYPRNFDTPNQLAVAEKIAAIEHTDRALLFGSGMAALSTMFLAMLKPGDHLVVQNTVYGGTHNFLMKVLRRYNIDFTYTDGYSVADFENSLKPNTRLIHIETPSNPLLTITDIKGVADLAKSKGIITSIDNTFATPVNQIPADLGIDLIIHSATKYFGGHSDILAGAVAGPNHLMEDVWEIGRNLGGNLSDLTVWLLERSMKTLGLRVKKQNKNAQKIAEFLDAHADIKSVYYPGLKSHPEHDLAKHQMRGFGGMMSFELSDGIDPLKFQKSLKLIKASMSLAGIETTVTSPFLTSHALMTPEQRAGLGISDNLIRFSTGIEKAKDLMDDIEQAIKISKKESVLSTN; encoded by the coding sequence ATGAATTCTAAGGAATTGGGGTTAGATACCCTTTGTATTCATGCCGGAGAATTGGAGGATAAACAATTTAAGGGAGCTATTTCCCCTATTTATCTCTCTACGTCGTATGAATTTATCGATGAAGACCCCAAGAGGTATCCTCGAAACTTTGACACTCCAAACCAACTTGCCGTTGCAGAGAAAATTGCAGCTATAGAACATACCGATAGGGCCCTTTTATTCGGTTCAGGTATGGCCGCTTTAAGCACGATGTTTTTGGCTATGTTAAAGCCTGGAGATCATTTGGTTGTTCAAAATACGGTGTATGGCGGCACCCATAACTTTCTTATGAAAGTATTAAGGAGATATAATATTGATTTTACCTATACAGATGGATATAGTGTTGCTGATTTTGAAAATTCTTTAAAACCGAATACACGTTTAATTCACATTGAAACACCTTCAAATCCACTTTTAACCATAACAGATATTAAAGGTGTAGCCGATTTGGCAAAATCTAAAGGAATTATAACTTCTATCGATAATACCTTTGCCACACCAGTTAACCAAATTCCCGCAGATTTGGGCATAGACCTAATTATACATTCTGCGACAAAATATTTTGGTGGTCATAGCGATATATTGGCTGGTGCAGTGGCGGGTCCGAATCATCTTATGGAAGATGTCTGGGAAATTGGAAGAAATCTGGGGGGTAATCTTAGTGATCTAACAGTTTGGTTGTTAGAAAGGAGTATGAAAACTCTAGGTCTGAGAGTAAAAAAGCAGAATAAGAATGCTCAAAAAATTGCGGAATTCTTGGATGCCCATGCAGATATTAAAAGTGTGTATTATCCTGGGTTAAAATCTCATCCAGAGCATGACTTGGCTAAACACCAAATGCGAGGATTTGGAGGTATGATGTCATTTGAATTGTCTGATGGTATTGATCCCCTTAAATTTCAGAAATCCTTAAAATTGATAAAAGCCTCAATGAGTTTAGCAGGGATAGAAACGACTGTTACCTCTCCATTTTTAACATCCCATGCTTTAATGACTCCTGAACAAAGGGCCGGATTAGGGATTTCGGATAATTTAATTCGATTTTCTACTGGAATTGAGAAAGCAAAAGACCTAATGGACGACATAGAACAAGCTATAAAAATTTCGAAGAAAGAAAGTGTTCTTTCTACAAACTAA
- a CDS encoding DnaJ C-terminal domain-containing protein, whose product MEYIDYYKILGIDKNASDAEIKKAYRKLARKYHPDLNPDNKEAEIKFKQINEANEVLSHPENRKKYDQYGKDWKHAEEFEKAKRQQGAYAGSQQENPFQGGGFEYEYGDGDFSDFFESMFGGRRSSGGRRAQAKFRGQDFNAELHLNLTDIYKSHKQTLTVNGKNIRITIPAGVEDNQTIKITGHGGPGVNGGPKGDLYITFKIINNTNFKRDRETLYKDIDIDLYTAILGGEIFVNTMDGQVKLKVKPETQNGTKVKLKGKGFPVYKKDGHFGDLIVTFSVKMPKNLSEEQKDLFRRLKSIS is encoded by the coding sequence ATGGAATATATTGACTATTACAAAATTCTTGGGATAGACAAAAATGCTTCAGATGCCGAGATTAAAAAAGCATACCGCAAGCTAGCTAGAAAATACCATCCCGATTTAAATCCGGATAACAAAGAGGCGGAAATTAAATTTAAGCAAATAAACGAGGCTAACGAGGTTCTTAGCCATCCTGAAAACCGTAAGAAATATGATCAATACGGTAAGGATTGGAAACATGCTGAAGAATTTGAAAAAGCTAAACGACAACAAGGCGCATATGCAGGTAGTCAGCAGGAGAACCCTTTCCAAGGTGGCGGTTTTGAATATGAGTATGGTGATGGAGATTTTTCAGATTTTTTTGAAAGTATGTTTGGTGGCCGTAGATCTTCCGGAGGAAGAAGAGCACAAGCTAAGTTTCGTGGGCAAGATTTCAATGCCGAGTTACATCTTAATCTTACCGACATTTATAAATCCCACAAACAGACATTAACCGTTAATGGCAAGAATATTAGAATTACTATACCAGCAGGGGTTGAGGACAACCAAACGATTAAAATTACGGGGCACGGCGGTCCCGGTGTAAATGGTGGTCCCAAAGGGGATTTATATATTACATTTAAAATTATCAACAATACAAACTTTAAAAGGGACAGGGAAACTTTATACAAAGACATCGATATTGATCTTTATACCGCCATCTTGGGTGGAGAAATATTTGTTAATACCATGGATGGGCAGGTGAAATTGAAAGTGAAGCCAGAAACTCAAAATGGCACTAAAGTAAAGTTGAAAGGAAAAGGATTTCCAGTATATAAAAAAGACGGTCACTTTGGTGATTTAATAGTTACTTTTTCTGTGAAGATGCCAAAAAACCTAAGTGAAGAACAAAAAGACCTATTCAGAAGACTGAAGTCTATCAGCTAA
- a CDS encoding chaperone modulator CbpM: MKTSRYIRIQELCSGYQLEEQYIFTLRDFGLLHIEEDDNEYVLPESDLPRFEKILNFHNDLNINMEGIEVIMNLLERIENLNQDLVSLRRKLKLYE; the protein is encoded by the coding sequence ATGAAAACAAGTCGATATATAAGAATACAAGAATTGTGTAGTGGTTATCAATTAGAGGAACAGTACATTTTCACTTTACGGGATTTTGGTTTACTTCATATTGAAGAAGATGATAATGAATATGTATTACCAGAAAGCGATTTACCGCGCTTTGAAAAAATACTCAATTTCCATAATGATTTAAATATAAATATGGAAGGCATTGAAGTAATTATGAACCTTCTTGAACGCATAGAAAATCTGAACCAAGACCTTGTCTCCTTAAGGCGAAAATTAAAACTTTACGAATAG
- the bshB1 gene encoding bacillithiol biosynthesis deacetylase BshB1, whose protein sequence is MNKVDILAFGSHPDDVELGCSGTIAKEVSRGKSVGIIDLTKGELGTRGDEHTRAEEAAEATKILKASFRENMEFADGFFVNDREHQMALIKKIRKYRPDIVFCNAIFDRHIDHGKGSDLVSDACFLSGLLKIETFDENGDKQEHWRPKQVYHYIQWKNIKPDIVVDISGFIEIKMQSVLAYKTQFYNKDIKENETPISSKNFTDSIIYRARDLGRLVGVEHGEGFTVERYPAVDSIFDLI, encoded by the coding sequence GTGAATAAAGTAGATATTTTAGCTTTTGGATCCCATCCAGATGATGTGGAGTTGGGGTGTTCTGGTACTATCGCTAAAGAAGTATCTAGAGGAAAAAGTGTGGGCATCATCGATTTAACCAAAGGGGAATTAGGCACCAGAGGCGATGAGCATACAAGGGCAGAGGAGGCGGCTGAGGCGACCAAAATTTTAAAGGCATCTTTCCGAGAAAATATGGAATTTGCTGATGGATTTTTTGTTAATGATAGAGAACACCAAATGGCATTAATAAAAAAAATTAGAAAGTATCGACCCGATATCGTTTTTTGCAACGCCATTTTTGATAGACATATAGATCATGGCAAAGGAAGTGACCTTGTAAGTGATGCTTGCTTTTTGAGTGGGTTATTGAAAATTGAAACCTTTGATGAAAATGGGGACAAACAAGAACATTGGAGACCTAAACAGGTCTACCATTATATTCAATGGAAAAATATTAAACCAGATATCGTTGTTGACATAAGCGGCTTTATTGAAATAAAAATGCAATCGGTTTTGGCCTATAAAACCCAGTTTTATAATAAAGATATTAAGGAGAATGAAACCCCAATAAGTAGTAAGAATTTTACTGACAGCATCATCTATAGGGCTAGGGATTTAGGCCGGTTAGTAGGGGTAGAGCACGGTGAAGGATTTACTGTTGAACGATATCCTGCGGTAGATAGTATTTTCGATTTAATTTAA
- a CDS encoding MATE family efflux transporter has translation MQSSIQLIKKAIVNFPDAIKGKQEDFTSGSLRKAIYMLSIPMILEMLMESVFAVVDILYVSRVSINAVATIGLTESVITLVYAVAIGLSMAATAVVARRIGEKDNSGANTAAVQVIILGIFVSLIVSIIGILFPKDILRLMGGETDLIEEGFGYTKVLFGGNITIMLLFIINAVFRGAGNASIAMRALILSNGLNIILDPIFIFGFGPIPSFGVEGAAIATTIGRGTAVCFQLAILFRGSGKLKINLRDFVLKFQVMWKLIKVSLGGIGQFLIGTSSWVFLMRIMSEFGSEVLAGYTIAIRVLMFTLMPAWGLSNAAATLVGQNLGAEQPTRAERAVWKTGKYNTLFLGLVSLIYFIWSPTIISLFNDQEEVVHYGTLCLRILAAGYLFYGFGMVVIQAFNGAGDTKTPTYINFFCFWLFQLPLAYLAAISLDFGPVGVFWAINLAEVLIAICGYIWFKKGRWKLTQV, from the coding sequence ATGCAATCATCAATTCAACTTATAAAAAAAGCAATTGTCAATTTCCCTGATGCCATAAAAGGTAAGCAGGAAGATTTTACTTCTGGTAGCTTAAGAAAAGCCATCTACATGCTTTCAATTCCAATGATATTAGAAATGTTGATGGAATCTGTATTTGCCGTTGTTGATATTTTATATGTTTCTCGGGTTAGTATTAATGCGGTCGCGACAATTGGGTTAACAGAATCGGTCATAACTCTTGTATATGCCGTTGCTATTGGATTGAGTATGGCTGCAACTGCCGTGGTCGCCAGGAGAATTGGTGAAAAAGACAATTCTGGGGCAAATACTGCTGCGGTACAGGTAATCATTCTGGGAATTTTTGTTTCATTAATCGTCAGTATAATTGGTATTCTATTCCCAAAGGATATTCTTCGATTAATGGGTGGGGAAACAGATTTAATTGAAGAAGGTTTTGGTTACACCAAAGTATTATTTGGTGGAAACATTACCATAATGCTGCTATTTATCATTAATGCTGTTTTCAGGGGCGCCGGTAATGCCAGTATCGCAATGAGGGCATTGATCCTATCTAATGGACTTAACATTATTCTAGATCCAATATTTATATTCGGATTTGGCCCTATTCCTTCATTCGGAGTTGAAGGGGCAGCCATTGCTACTACAATAGGCAGGGGTACTGCGGTATGTTTTCAATTAGCAATACTATTCAGAGGAAGTGGTAAATTAAAAATTAACTTAAGGGACTTTGTTCTAAAGTTCCAGGTAATGTGGAAACTAATAAAGGTCTCTTTGGGGGGCATAGGTCAATTTTTAATCGGAACTTCCAGTTGGGTGTTTTTAATGCGAATAATGAGTGAGTTTGGGAGCGAGGTGTTGGCGGGATATACCATAGCGATTCGGGTTTTGATGTTTACGTTAATGCCAGCATGGGGATTAAGTAATGCCGCAGCAACATTGGTTGGACAAAATCTGGGGGCCGAACAACCAACTAGGGCAGAACGGGCCGTATGGAAAACGGGTAAATACAATACTCTATTTCTTGGTTTAGTTTCACTTATATATTTTATATGGTCGCCTACCATTATCTCTTTATTTAACGACCAAGAAGAAGTTGTACATTATGGAACCTTATGTTTGCGAATATTAGCAGCGGGTTATTTGTTTTATGGATTTGGTATGGTTGTTATTCAAGCATTCAATGGAGCAGGAGATACTAAAACTCCAACATATATAAATTTTTTCTGTTTTTGGCTCTTCCAATTACCATTGGCATACTTGGCAGCTATCTCATTGGATTTTGGTCCAGTTGGTGTTTTTTGGGCAATTAATTTAGCAGAAGTACTTATTGCAATTTGTGGATATATTTGGTTTAAAAAAGGCAGGTGGAAACTTACCCAAGTTTAA
- a CDS encoding efflux RND transporter periplasmic adaptor subunit — translation MSKNVIFIIIALAIGLLMGYVFFGGKVDEHDHEAAESKSTEMWTCSMHPQIMQPEPGNCPICGMELIPADNSSSQGNPNAFKMTETAMALSNIQTNKVEGEIGESNINRVELSGKIVTNEEENSVQVSYFSGRIEKLNVNVTGETVRVGQLIATVYSPELFAAQQELLTAANLKKSQPALYDAVRNKLKLWKLSDQQIDAIEASGKVQEKFPVYATVSGTVTEKLVAEGDQISKGQALFRVSNLSSLWADFDVYENQIEFFKKGQSLSISTNAYPNKQYSAKVSFIDPMLNSSSRTTTLRAELNNKEGELKPGMFVKAKVELPSPTSTETLTIPSTAILWTGKRSVVYVKTDPNHPQFEMREVTLGSKIGDNYIILNGLTVGEEIVTNGTFTVDAAAQLQGKPSMMNMKGNKKNEFETLTFTEVNETLKNKLYSAVEAYITLKNGLVDSNAEIAGKSANELSTAISKIIDDQINSEEERSFLNSKKEEIHTLANNISKTTNLDGMRTLFKPLSKDIIELVKAIGINHDIYEQYCPMADNNKGGYWLSKEKEIRNPYFGEAMLNCGEIKDTLH, via the coding sequence ATGAGTAAGAATGTAATATTTATAATAATTGCTTTGGCAATTGGGTTGTTAATGGGTTATGTGTTCTTCGGAGGAAAAGTGGATGAGCATGATCATGAAGCTGCTGAAAGCAAATCAACTGAGATGTGGACGTGTAGTATGCATCCCCAAATTATGCAACCAGAACCAGGTAATTGCCCTATTTGTGGAATGGAATTGATTCCTGCCGACAATTCTAGTTCCCAAGGCAATCCAAATGCATTCAAAATGACGGAAACAGCTATGGCTCTTTCTAACATCCAAACCAATAAAGTAGAAGGGGAAATTGGAGAATCCAACATAAATAGGGTTGAACTTTCTGGTAAAATAGTCACCAATGAGGAAGAAAATTCGGTACAAGTAAGCTACTTCTCAGGTAGGATAGAGAAACTCAATGTTAATGTCACTGGTGAAACAGTGAGAGTTGGACAATTAATCGCAACAGTTTATTCTCCTGAATTGTTTGCTGCACAACAAGAGTTATTGACTGCTGCTAATTTAAAAAAATCGCAGCCTGCCCTTTACGATGCGGTAAGAAACAAGTTAAAACTTTGGAAATTGTCGGACCAACAAATTGATGCCATTGAAGCTTCAGGAAAAGTTCAAGAAAAATTTCCGGTTTATGCTACAGTTTCCGGAACAGTTACTGAAAAGTTAGTGGCTGAAGGGGATCAAATAAGTAAAGGCCAAGCTCTTTTCAGAGTTTCAAACTTAAGTTCACTATGGGCAGATTTTGATGTTTATGAAAACCAAATTGAATTCTTTAAAAAAGGACAATCTCTGTCGATTAGTACCAACGCCTATCCAAATAAACAATATTCAGCTAAAGTCAGCTTCATAGACCCTATGCTAAATTCTAGCAGTAGAACAACAACTCTCAGGGCCGAATTGAACAACAAAGAGGGAGAATTAAAACCGGGAATGTTTGTTAAAGCAAAAGTAGAATTACCGTCACCAACGTCCACCGAAACCCTCACCATTCCTTCCACGGCAATACTATGGACAGGAAAGCGTTCTGTTGTCTATGTTAAAACAGACCCCAACCATCCTCAGTTTGAAATGCGTGAAGTTACCCTTGGCTCTAAAATTGGTGATAATTACATTATTCTGAATGGCTTAACTGTTGGTGAGGAAATTGTAACCAATGGAACATTTACAGTGGATGCCGCTGCACAACTTCAAGGTAAACCTTCTATGATGAATATGAAAGGTAATAAGAAAAATGAATTCGAAACCTTGACATTTACGGAGGTTAATGAAACCCTTAAAAATAAACTTTATTCAGCGGTCGAGGCCTATATTACCCTAAAAAATGGATTAGTGGATAGCAATGCAGAAATTGCGGGGAAAAGTGCCAATGAACTCAGTACTGCGATATCTAAAATTATAGATGACCAAATAAATTCAGAAGAAGAAAGGTCTTTTTTAAATTCTAAAAAGGAAGAAATTCACACTTTGGCAAATAACATTTCAAAGACCACAAATTTAGATGGAATGAGGACACTTTTTAAGCCACTTTCAAAAGACATTATTGAACTAGTTAAAGCTATTGGTATTAACCATGATATTTATGAACAATATTGCCCAATGGCTGATAACAATAAAGGTGGGTATTGGTTGAGTAAGGAAAAAGAAATTAGGAATCCATATTTCGGAGAAGCCATGCTAAATTGTGGAGAAATTAAAGACACTCTCCATTAA
- a CDS encoding CsbD family protein: protein MNSDQIEGKYKQIKGDYKQKYAKLTDDEWEYTEGGFDKVIGKIQEKYGKTKDEIKREISEW, encoded by the coding sequence ATGAACTCAGATCAAATAGAAGGAAAATATAAACAAATAAAAGGTGACTATAAGCAAAAGTATGCTAAGTTAACCGATGACGAATGGGAGTATACAGAAGGTGGTTTTGATAAAGTAATCGGAAAGATTCAGGAGAAATACGGAAAAACCAAGGACGAAATCAAACGCGAAATAAGCGAGTGGTAA
- a CDS encoding M28 family peptidase — translation MKQLFGLISLGLLLFSCGSSNKSAEVDKEKPVIESRAPLPDPSIYANTITSEELRDMLMVYASDEFKGRDAGTPSEALATDYLKNYYKDEGISSPKSTSVSDYLQKVPIKELRFPDATISVDGQSFKLIEDLTVSQGNTSETFSASEIVYVGYGIKAENYSDYKNLNVKGKVVLAKAGEPKDANGNYITTGTSEGTKWTNGRQARRTKEEAAKEMGAKAFILFEPESFETLASFYKRFQNSDRRSVGLVDENDKFLSFVIGDNLAKALYNEIGESADPKVLSKSIKIDLKRENAELKSHNVVAYIPGAELPNEYLIISAHLDHVGVQDGEVYNGADDDGSGTISVLEIAEAFQKAVENGHRPKRSVVFLHVTAEEKGLLGSRYYADSDPVFPLDQTIANLNIDMIGRVDPKHENDRNYLYIIGSDRLSSDLHQISEEVNNKYTKINFDYTYNDPKDPNRFYNRSDHYNFAKHNIPIIFYFNGTHADYHRPGDTPDKIEYDLMENRARLVFYTAWELANGVSRPVVDKAEVTKP, via the coding sequence ATGAAACAATTATTTGGCTTAATAAGCCTAGGTTTACTGCTTTTTAGTTGTGGAAGCAGTAACAAATCTGCAGAGGTAGACAAGGAAAAACCTGTTATTGAGTCCCGTGCCCCCCTTCCCGATCCATCTATTTATGCCAATACCATTACATCGGAGGAACTTAGAGACATGTTGATGGTTTATGCATCTGATGAATTTAAAGGAAGAGATGCTGGTACTCCATCCGAGGCATTGGCTACAGATTATTTGAAGAATTACTATAAAGACGAAGGAATTTCTTCTCCAAAATCAACATCTGTTTCAGATTATTTACAAAAAGTACCAATTAAGGAATTACGTTTTCCTGATGCCACTATATCTGTAGACGGGCAATCATTTAAACTTATTGAAGACCTTACAGTTTCTCAAGGAAATACATCAGAAACTTTTAGCGCTAGCGAAATAGTTTATGTTGGTTATGGTATAAAAGCTGAAAATTATTCAGATTACAAAAATCTAAATGTAAAAGGAAAGGTTGTTTTGGCAAAAGCTGGAGAACCGAAGGATGCCAATGGAAATTACATCACTACTGGTACTTCTGAAGGAACAAAATGGACAAATGGTAGACAAGCAAGAAGAACCAAAGAAGAGGCTGCCAAAGAAATGGGAGCTAAAGCGTTCATTTTATTTGAACCTGAAAGTTTTGAAACCTTGGCTTCCTTCTACAAGAGATTTCAAAACTCAGACCGTAGAAGTGTCGGTTTGGTAGACGAAAATGACAAATTTCTATCTTTTGTGATTGGAGACAATTTAGCTAAAGCTTTGTACAATGAAATTGGAGAAAGTGCAGATCCTAAGGTGCTGTCTAAAAGTATCAAAATTGATCTTAAAAGAGAGAATGCCGAACTTAAATCCCATAATGTAGTGGCATATATCCCTGGGGCAGAATTACCAAATGAATATTTAATAATTTCTGCACACCTAGATCATGTTGGCGTACAAGATGGTGAAGTTTATAATGGTGCCGACGATGATGGAAGTGGAACTATTTCGGTTCTTGAAATTGCTGAAGCCTTCCAAAAAGCGGTTGAAAATGGACATCGACCAAAACGTTCAGTAGTATTTCTTCATGTTACAGCCGAAGAAAAAGGACTTTTAGGTTCTCGTTATTATGCTGATTCCGACCCTGTTTTTCCTTTAGATCAAACGATTGCTAACCTAAATATTGATATGATTGGTAGAGTTGATCCTAAACATGAAAACGACAGGAATTATCTATATATAATAGGGTCAGATAGATTAAGTTCAGATTTGCATCAAATAAGCGAAGAGGTAAATAATAAGTATACCAAAATCAATTTTGACTATACTTATAACGATCCAAAAGACCCAAACCGATTCTATAATCGATCAGATCATTATAACTTTGCAAAGCATAACATTCCAATTATTTTCTATTTCAATGGCACACATGCCGATTATCACCGGCCAGGCGATACACCGGATAAAATTGAATATGATTTAATGGAAAATAGAGCAAGATTGGTCTTTTACACCGCTTGGGAATTAGCCAATGGTGTCAGCAGACCTGTAGTAGATAAAGCAGAGGTCACAAAACCTTAA
- a CDS encoding DUF305 domain-containing protein: MKSSYTKFASMMGVSIVIMYAVMFLNADTFDNVMLSNTRTYMTILMVAPMAISMMLFMWKMYKNKVLNYIIIIGSAVIFIFTLYALRTQLFISDVQWMKAMIPHHSSAIMVSQKANLKDPEAIKLAKEIIEAQEREIAEMKKMIYRIENEDSNE; this comes from the coding sequence ATGAAATCTAGTTATACAAAATTCGCATCAATGATGGGTGTATCTATCGTGATCATGTATGCGGTAATGTTTCTAAATGCCGATACATTCGACAATGTTATGCTAAGTAATACACGCACTTATATGACCATTTTAATGGTTGCCCCAATGGCAATTTCCATGATGCTTTTTATGTGGAAAATGTATAAAAACAAGGTTCTTAATTATATTATTATAATTGGTTCTGCGGTAATTTTTATATTCACTCTTTACGCTTTAAGAACCCAGCTTTTCATATCAGATGTTCAATGGATGAAAGCAATGATTCCTCACCATTCTTCAGCCATTATGGTGAGCCAAAAGGCTAATTTAAAAGATCCTGAAGCAATTAAACTTGCTAAAGAAATCATTGAGGCTCAAGAACGTGAAATTGCCGAAATGAAGAAAATGATTTATCGTATTGAAAATGAAGACAGCAATGAGTAA
- the mscL gene encoding large conductance mechanosensitive channel protein MscL, with the protein MKFFQEFKDFAVKGNMMDMAIGIIIGAAFNKVIDVLVKKILMPPLSLLSSGINLQDKKLVLRDKEVGVSGDLIHEEVAIGYGEFFEVMVDFFIIGLTIFIVVKFMNRLKERAQDPTDQTVKTPKDIELLTHISDLMEEQNSLLKGNRGEKDV; encoded by the coding sequence ATGAAATTTTTTCAAGAGTTCAAGGATTTTGCTGTAAAAGGCAATATGATGGATATGGCCATTGGTATCATAATAGGGGCGGCATTTAATAAGGTCATAGATGTTTTGGTGAAAAAGATATTGATGCCTCCATTAAGCCTATTATCATCAGGGATTAATTTACAGGATAAAAAACTTGTCCTTAGAGATAAGGAAGTTGGAGTTTCAGGGGATTTAATCCATGAAGAAGTTGCAATAGGCTATGGTGAATTTTTTGAGGTAATGGTAGATTTTTTCATAATAGGCCTTACTATTTTTATCGTTGTGAAATTTATGAATAGACTGAAAGAACGCGCCCAAGATCCTACAGACCAAACAGTTAAAACACCAAAGGATATTGAATTGCTAACCCATATTTCTGATTTGATGGAAGAACAAAATTCATTATTGAAGGGGAATAGGGGAGAAAAAGATGTATAA